TGGATCTTAAGCTCCTTCTAGGATGAGGGCAATTTTTCCCTTTCTAAATTCTTTGCTGGAACCAAGATTTATATTGGGAGTCTCTGACACTGATGACTAATGCAAAGTCTGATATAACTTTGCTGTCAATTCAATCATGCTGGCTCTATGGCAGCATGCTGGAAAATTCCTGGGTCTGGGTTCTACTGGTCATTCTTTGAAATtctcagtcctttttttttctttgccatgcACTCAAGTAGACTCCATAACCTGGGATATGTGTAAGTGAATGACAGCACTGGGCACCATTTTTCTGTGTTGAAAGACCAGGGAGTGTTCTCTCTCCCTTGCAAAAATTCTCAGATATCTATGCTGGCAAAGAATTGAACTCATGTTTATTATGTGCTTATCTATTTAATTCACTTGCAACAAATACCCATGAGACAGCATTCTAGGCCTGATAAGAAACAAGGCCTTAAAAAACTATCTCCCTGGCACCGTATTAATCCTTtggaatatattatttcatttaacttttacaATTGGAGTTAGGTATTGTTAGCCCCATTTTGCCTAAGGAAATTGAAGTTTAGAGAAGTAAAATTGTTTGATGAAGTTCCTACAAGTAATGAAGTTAAGTGAAGTTAGGTGTAAGATTTCAAGTTTATCTGACATTAAAGCCCATGTTTTACCAGCACAAatggtaacattaaaaaaaaatagatcacaGCAAGaatcactaaggaaaaaaaaatagaataccaGTATCAAGCACAAAGTCTATATATAGTTTCATTGTTCTGTGGAACGTTAAACATAATTAAACCATTTAAATTGTGTATTACTATGGCAAGAGATCTCTTTGATCTTTTATTGAGGCAAAAATGTTGCCCAAACACAAGAAAGCTCACTAAGGCAATACTGATTACTAGCAACCCTAAGAAATCAGCACTAGCTGGAATGTCTTGGGCATTTTTATTGTAGGGTTAGTACGGAAGAGTGGGAGTTGGGCCTTAGCATGTCTTAATGTGGGTCTCAAGGgcaggatggaggagggaggTAAAGGGCAGGCACTTGGTATTGGGCAGGGGTCCAGATGCAAGATGAGAAGCAACAGCAGCTGAGGACCCAGTAAGAAGACACATGTGCTTCTGAAACCTGTCCTTCCCCTTTAACCTTGACTTTCTTTATCCACTTCCTTTTGCATCCAGCATCAACCTTCCCTCACTTTGTTTTCTGTCCCCTAAACTGAATAGGTAAGGCTTCCTAAACACCTCTGAGGAAAACATCACAAATATATGAAACTTTACTTCAAAGATGCcgcatttgtttttttccaaaatgaaaaattggggttttctccatttttttatgACAAGCAACATGGACAAGTACAGGATAAGTTCAAGGGACATATATTCATACATGTACATagaaaaaaaggacataaaatgGTATATACTAGGAGTAGTGTTgttgcttggattttttttttagatagagtctcactcttgttgcccaggctggagtgcaatggcacaatctcagctccccaCGActtccacctcccacgttcaggtgattctcctgcctcagcctcccgaatagctgggattacaggcatgtgccaccacgcccagctaattttgtatttttggtagagacagggtttctccatgttggtcatgctggacttgaactcccgacctcaggtggtctccccgcctcagcctcccaaagtgctgggattacaggcatgagccactgcacccagcctatttataaCATTCTTAAGTAAACAGATgttgcatttttataattatgaaagattatttttaattttaaaatatgcataaattaTTACTTACCAATATTTAAGGTGAAAAGCCGACAAGTTGGAAAGACTGTTAGGACAGATGCAGCACCAAGATACTATTACAGATGCTCAAAACAATAGGTGAATAGTTAAGGAAAATCTATAGAGGATCTGGCATGGAGGCTTCTGTAAACCCACCTTAGCTCTGGGAAAGTCTGTGCAGTGAACTTCATGGAGTGCTAAGGGAAGAGTAAGACATCCACTTAGCTTGACAGATCAACTTAATTAAACTCTGTGATGGATGGGCCAACAATAGTCAAAGATAGATCATATTAATATCCAAGTAAATTccacagaaaaatgaataaatgaacagatgAAAGAAATTAGGTAAGAGAGTTAGTAAAACTGGCTCTCATCTATTGTACATACAATGTGCTAGATGCTGTGCTAAACACTCCACTACTGATCCTTAAATTGACTGCCAAGAAAggtaccatcatcaccatctgcATCATTCTTTTACAGCTGaggatttctttcatttcttcgtctattcatttattccataGAATTTTTATAGTCATCAAAAAGGCATGTTCATGAAAACTTTATGGGGAGAAAGGTTAAGTGAATaagtcaggatacaaaattgtatttatagtagaaatgcaagtaagttttttaaaaaaataaaaataatctgagcATTAAAAAATTACTGGAACGAGGGGGAAGGGGCGGCAGGCGCCATGTCCGGCCGCGAAGGTGGCAAGAAGAAGCCACTGAAACAGCCCAAGAAGCAGGCCAAGGAGATGGACGAGGAAGATAAGGCTTtcaagcagaaacaaaaagaggagCAGAAGAAACTCGAGGAGCTAAAAGCGAAGGCCGCGGGGAAGGGGCCCTTAGCCACAGGTGGAATTAAGAAATCTGGCAAAAAGTAACCTGTTCCTTGTGCCTGAGGAGATGGTGACCCTTTATTTCATCCGTATTTAAACCTTTCTATTCCCTGCCGTAACATCTTTTGCCACATATAGCTTGAATTAAGTGTTGTCTTGGAGCTGTTGTACATTTAAGAAtaaacttttgtaaaaaaaaaaaaaaaaaaaaaaattactggaacGAGATCCACCAGGAGTTTAGCAGTGACTGTGATTGAGTGGTGGGACTGAGTAAAcagtttttccaatttttaactttctgtattcctatgatttttaaaagatttgtgtTACCTTAGAAGTAAAATCAggttggccgggcgccgtggctcacgcttgtaatcccagcactttgggaggccgaggcgggcagatcacgaggtcaggagatcgagaccacggagaaaccccgtctctactaaaaatacaaaaaaaaaaattagccaggcgtggtggcgggcgcctgtagtcccagctactcggagaggctgaggcaggagaatggcgggaacccaggaggcggggcttgcagtgagccgagattgcaccactgcactccagcctgggcgacagagagagactccatctcaagaaaaaaaaaaaaaaaaaaaaagaagaagtaaaatcaggccgggggtggtggctcacgcctgtaatcccagcactttgggaggccgaggcgggtggatcacctgagttcaggagttcgagaccaccctaaccaacatggttaaaccccgtctctactaaaaatacaaaattagttggctgggtgtggtggctcacgtctgtaatcctagcagtttgggaggctgaagtgggtggatcacctgaagtcgggagttcaagaccagcctgatcaacatggagaaaccccaactctactaaaaatacaaaagtagccaggtgtggtggcacatgcctgtaatcccagctactctggaggctgaggcaggagaatcgcttgaacccaggaagcagaggttgcagtgagccaagattgtgccattgcactccagcttgggcaacaagagtgaaaactccatctccagaaaaaaaaaaggccgggcgcggtggctcacgc
This genomic stretch from Nomascus leucogenys isolate Asia chromosome 18, Asia_NLE_v1, whole genome shotgun sequence harbors:
- the LOC115831191 gene encoding translation machinery-associated protein 7, coding for MSGREGGKKKPLKQPKKQAKEMDEEDKAFKQKQKEEQKKLEELKAKAAGKGPLATGGIKKSGKK